A genomic window from Populus alba chromosome 19, ASM523922v2, whole genome shotgun sequence includes:
- the LOC118038478 gene encoding heavy metal-associated isoprenylated plant protein 28, whose product MASIIEMRVHMDCAGCESKVKNALEKVKGVDDIDIDMGLQKVTVTGLADQKKVLKTVRKTGRRAELWQLPYNPQHHSYSDHYYNQHQVNGPLTYHAPQPSSSYNYYKHGYDSNDHGYYHHPVHSSIFNHQTEAVFSDENPHGCSIM is encoded by the exons ATGGCG TCGATCATAGAAATGAGAGTGCATATGGATTGTGCTGGATGCGAGAGCAAGGTGAAAAATGCTCTGGAAAAAGTCAAAG GCGTAGATGACATAGATATAGATATGGGGTTGCAAAAGGTGACAGTCACAGGATTGGCTGACCAAAAAAAGGTTCTAAAGACAGTACGTAAGACAGGAAGAAGGGCTGAGCTCTGGCAATTACCTTACAATCCACAACATCATAGCTATTCTGACCATTACTACAACCAACACCAAGTTAACGGTCCCCTTACTTACCATGCTCCTCAGCCTTCCTCTTCTTACAATTACTACAAGCATGGATATGATAGCAACGATCATGGTTATTATCATCATCCTGTGCATTCCTCCATCTTTAACCACCAGACAGAAGCAGTTTTCAGTGATGAAAACCCTCATGGTTGTTCTATAATGTGA
- the LOC118038476 gene encoding protein ACCELERATED CELL DEATH 6, with translation MNSITYMEPKLYEAAEAGNINPFKDRLPTSLIELLTPQKNTILHVYLGNQSREPESTDFVDKILEMCPPLLLQANKKGEIPLHLAARYGHSKCGKRPSLTVPKARPTDPESGVSEAKKMLRMTTEEQDTALHEAARNIQAQVVEILTEEDREFSYSANVHGESPLYIAANMRFNNWRFKRHEGNRKKVIDEILSNCKSVEYCGSHGRTALHAAAMHGDHETARKILERDPSLTRRTDDGGWSPLHYAAFFPNLLSGSLTVKVLLDYDVSAAYIVDSEKRTTLHLAVVRGNMAAMEEIMNTCPACCELVDSRGRNALHYAAITLRGHMSFPRSIPKFEKLIYEKDNDGNTPLHLLAAFGSFAQRYLRRDWRNACNKMCGLNKQNLSVDDILTGNFPEKKKEILESLKDAQSGPLQRPIAMMNTEYISISERGMEARVLVAALVATVTFAAAFAMPGGYKNEQGTAVLLKNAAFAVFVISDAIAMVLSTSALFMHFLCGRFGTRGQMEEDIKLYFSYGTSTLTISAIPAMVIAFFSGSYAVLTPSLWLAITTCFIGVALFFFIAYQARTVIRSIVLKY, from the exons ATGAATAGCATCACTTACATGGAACCAAAATTGTATGAAGCTGCAGAAGCAGGCAACATCAACCCATTTAAGGATCGTCTTCCAACTTCTCTCATTGAGCTATTGACTccacaaaaaaacacaattctTCATGTTTACTTAGGAAACCAAAGTAGGGAGCCGGAATCCActgattttgttgataaaattcTTGAAATGTGTCCACCACTATTATTGCAGGCCAATAAGAAAGGTGAAATCCCACTCCATTTGGCAGCAAGATATGGTCATTCCAAATGTGGTAAAAGGCCCTCATTGACCGTGCCAAAAGCTCGACCTACTGATCCAGAGAGCGGCGTATCAGAAGCAAAGAAGATGTTGAGGATGACCACTGAAGAGCAAGATACAGCGTTGCACGAGGCAGCTCGGAATATCCAAGCCCAAGTGGTGGAAATATTGACTGAAGAGGACCGTGAGTTTTCATATTCCGCCAATGTTCATGGAGAATCTCCACTTTATATTGCTGCCAATATGAG GTTTAATAATTGGAGGTTTAAAAGACATGaaggaaatagaaaaaaagtgatCGACGAAATCTTGAGTAATTGCAAGTCAGTGGAATATTGTGGTTCTCATGGCAGAACCGCACTCCACGCGGCAGCCATGCATGGTGATCATG AGACAGCAAGAAAGATATTGGAAAGAGACCCGAGTTTGACGAGAAGAACCGACGACGGCGGGTGGTCACCACTTCACTACGCTGCCTTTTTCCCTAATTTATTGTCAGGTTCTCTAACAGTAAAAGTACTACTAGACTATGATGTGTCCGCAGCCTACATTGTTGATTCAGAGAAGAGAACAACCCTTCACTTGGCCGTCGTTCGAGGCAATATGGCAGCAATGGAAGAGATTATGAACACTTGTCCAGCTTGTTGTGAACTAGTGGATAGCAGAGGTCGGAATGCCCTTCACTATGCTGCCATAACTCTAAGAGGACATATGTCTTTCCCTCGATCGATTCCTAAATTTGAGAAACTTATATACGAGAAGGATAACGATGGAAACACACCATTGCATCTATTAGCTGCTTTCGGCAGTTTTGCCCAGAGGTATTTGAGGAGAGATTGGAGAAATGCGTGCAACAAGATGTGTGGCCTTAACAAGCAAAACCTCAGCGTTGATGACATCTTGACAGGaaattttcctgaaaaaaag AAAGAGATTTTGGAATCATTGAAAGATGCACAGAGTGGACCGCTTCAACGGCCCATAGCTATGATGAATACAGAGTACATATCTATTTCTGAGAGAGGAATGGAGGCTCGTGTACTTGTAGCGGCACTCGTAGCAACAGTAACATTTGCAGCTGCTTTCGCCATGCCTGGCGGTTACAAGAACGAACAAGGCACTGCAGTTCTTCTTAAAAATGCTGCTTTTGCAGTCTTCGTTATATCAGATGCAATAGCAATGGTTCTCTCAACTTCTGCTCTCTTCATGCACTTTCTTTGTGGACGGTTTGGAACAAGAGGTCAAATGGAAGAGGATATAAAATTATACTTCTCTTATGGCACATCTACTTTAACCATATCTGCCATCCCAGCAATGGTCATCGCATTCTTTTCTGGAAGTTATGCAGTGCTAACTCCATCATTATGGCTTGCAATCACGACTTGTTTCATTGGTGTAgccctcttcttcttcattgcGTACCAGGCACGCACAGTTATTAGAAGCAtcgttttaaaatattga